In Euzebyales bacterium, one genomic interval encodes:
- a CDS encoding mandelate racemase/muconate lactonizing enzyme family protein — MKITRIVVDRLELPLDPPFVASWDPVPRTTLAATIVRVETDDGHVGIGGGDHLHGVVEHLPRLIGTDPLRIEQQVRRLETIDLHAGRPWPVEAALWDLIGKVYGQPVWRLFGGVADRLDAYASLGARRDAEELAGVARDLCDDGFRACKLRVDAHRPATSIGQVQAVRDAVGPAMALMVDLNQAWRMVGDTAPAIDLRTAQRFADAFAELDVTWLEEPLPATDHGGIATLRARSRVRIAGGEFTRTFDQLVSDVEDDRYDVHQPDAVLSGMWRGRTIAELALRRGRWYTPHTWNDGIGLLANLHVCAGAGGGPFLEFPCDPAGWTPQRRDFMLASPTTAHDGVVVAPDAPGLGVTLDTDQVAGRRVAQVVVTADGIAGRP, encoded by the coding sequence GTGAAGATCACCCGCATCGTCGTGGACCGTCTCGAGCTGCCACTCGACCCGCCGTTCGTGGCCAGCTGGGACCCCGTCCCCCGCACGACCCTGGCCGCCACGATCGTGCGGGTCGAGACCGACGACGGCCACGTCGGCATCGGAGGCGGCGACCACCTGCACGGGGTCGTCGAACACCTGCCGAGGCTGATCGGCACCGACCCGCTGCGCATCGAGCAGCAGGTCCGGCGCCTGGAGACCATCGATCTGCACGCGGGCCGGCCGTGGCCGGTCGAGGCCGCCCTGTGGGATCTGATCGGGAAGGTGTACGGCCAGCCGGTGTGGCGGCTGTTCGGCGGCGTGGCCGACCGCCTCGACGCCTACGCGTCGTTGGGCGCACGTCGCGACGCCGAGGAGCTGGCAGGCGTGGCGCGAGACCTGTGCGACGATGGCTTCCGGGCCTGCAAGCTGCGGGTCGACGCGCACCGCCCCGCCACCTCGATCGGTCAGGTGCAGGCGGTGCGGGACGCCGTCGGACCCGCGATGGCGTTGATGGTCGACCTGAACCAGGCCTGGCGCATGGTCGGCGACACCGCCCCGGCGATCGACCTGCGGACTGCGCAGCGGTTCGCCGACGCGTTCGCGGAGCTCGACGTGACGTGGCTCGAGGAGCCGCTGCCGGCCACCGACCACGGCGGGATCGCGACCCTACGCGCTCGCTCACGCGTCCGCATCGCCGGCGGCGAGTTCACACGCACGTTCGACCAGCTGGTCTCCGACGTCGAGGACGACCGCTACGACGTGCACCAGCCCGACGCCGTGCTGTCGGGCATGTGGCGCGGTCGCACGATCGCCGAGCTCGCGCTGCGGCGCGGGCGCTGGTACACGCCCCACACGTGGAACGACGGGATCGGCCTGCTGGCCAACCTGCACGTGTGCGCCGGCGCCGGCGGTGGCCCGTTCCTGGAATTCCCCTGCGATCCCGCGGGGTGGACGCCCCAGCGGCGCGACTTCATGCTCGCGTCGCCCACCACCGCGCACGACGGCGTGGTCGTCGCGCCCGACGCGCCCGGGCTCGGTGTGACCCTCGACACCGACCAGGTCGCGGGCCGGCGGGTTGCGCAGGTCGTGGTGACCGCCGACGGCATCGCGGGGCGGCCGTGA
- a CDS encoding GNAT family N-acetyltransferase: protein MEGDGRYGLRMHSDVAAVHEVTDELIAAMARLLPQLSPGAAALDAQQLQQLIDADATTVLVARTAEGIVGTLTLVLFAVPTGRRARIEDVVVDRSARGQGVGAALTLEAVRLARAAGARTIDLTSRPSRQAANRLYERLGFNPRESRVYRYSRQL, encoded by the coding sequence ATGGAAGGCGACGGGCGCTACGGTCTGCGGATGCATTCCGACGTCGCAGCTGTGCACGAGGTCACCGACGAGCTCATCGCGGCGATGGCACGGTTGCTGCCGCAGCTGTCGCCCGGGGCGGCGGCGCTCGATGCCCAGCAGCTCCAACAGCTCATCGACGCCGACGCCACGACCGTGCTCGTGGCCCGGACGGCCGAGGGGATCGTCGGCACGCTGACCCTCGTGCTCTTCGCCGTGCCGACCGGAAGGCGGGCGCGCATCGAGGACGTCGTCGTCGACCGGTCCGCACGCGGGCAGGGCGTCGGGGCCGCCCTCACGCTCGAAGCTGTGCGGTTGGCGCGGGCCGCGGGTGCCCGGACGATCGATCTGACCTCGCGGCCGTCGCGGCAGGCCGCCAACCGCCTGTACGAGCGCCTCGGCTTCAACCCGCGGGAATCACGGGTGTACCGCTACAGCAGGCAGCTGTAG
- a CDS encoding helix-turn-helix transcriptional regulator, whose amino-acid sequence MPDDRTPDDLTESAAARVRDLGAFIREQRRAAKLSLRTLADRAGVSNPYLSQIERGLRRPSADILQRVAEALRISAESLYVQAGMLEERRGRLDEHIRAASELTESQKRSLLEIYQAFVSDGQRPQNTSDRTPPEQE is encoded by the coding sequence ATGCCCGACGACCGCACCCCCGACGACCTGACCGAATCCGCGGCCGCACGGGTCCGTGACCTCGGCGCGTTCATCCGCGAGCAGCGCAGAGCGGCGAAGCTGTCGCTGCGCACGCTGGCGGACCGCGCAGGCGTCTCGAACCCCTACCTGTCGCAGATCGAACGGGGACTGCGCCGGCCATCCGCCGACATCCTCCAGCGCGTCGCCGAAGCCCTGCGGATCAGTGCCGAATCGCTGTACGTGCAGGCCGGGATGCTCGAGGAGCGGCGCGGCCGCCTCGACGAGCACATCCGCGCGGCGTCCGAGCTCACCGAGAGCCAGAAGCGCTCGCTGCTCGAGATCTACCAGGCGTTCGTCTCGGACGGCCAGCGCCCACAGAACACCAGTGACCGCACACCACCCGAACAGGAGTGA
- a CDS encoding glycosyltransferase — protein MQGRADDGVDVVDARPSDRAGPRPRRVALLSVHTSPLAQPGTGDGGGMNVFVAALASHLCALDIDVDVFTRATGADLPPTVTLDDGARVHHIEAGPVSLPKDDLASHLCAFYLAVAAHPAMASVDVLHGHYWMSGWVGRRLRARRGVPLVQRFHTLAHVKDAGRTASEAPEPMLRLAAERRVVAAADAVLAATTSEAAMLRREYRATPGQLHIVPPGVNTATFTPAADRLSARQELGGGRLLLFVGRLQPLKGPDTAIRTLGALDRYLPDDGVPTRLLIVGGPSGNGHGTVDPPALRRLADALGVGDRVALLAPRQHAQLAPLYRAADVVLMPSRSESFGLVALEAQACGTPVVGADVGGLGELLAGGGGTVVRGHRPDAYAQAALPYLVDATHRHRASQAAVASAQRYSWRTTTEQTLDVYRAVLAARSAPMRGQRGA, from the coding sequence ATGCAGGGCAGGGCCGATGACGGCGTCGACGTGGTCGACGCCAGACCGTCGGACCGTGCAGGGCCGAGGCCGCGTCGCGTCGCGCTGCTGAGCGTGCACACGTCGCCACTCGCCCAGCCGGGCACCGGCGACGGTGGCGGCATGAACGTCTTCGTCGCGGCGCTCGCCAGCCACCTGTGCGCGCTCGACATCGACGTCGACGTCTTCACACGGGCAACGGGCGCCGACCTCCCCCCGACGGTCACGCTCGACGACGGCGCGCGGGTCCACCACATCGAGGCGGGCCCGGTGTCGCTGCCCAAGGACGATCTCGCGTCCCACCTGTGCGCGTTCTACCTCGCGGTCGCGGCGCACCCCGCGATGGCCTCCGTCGACGTGCTCCACGGCCACTACTGGATGAGCGGCTGGGTCGGACGGCGGCTGCGCGCGCGCCGTGGCGTCCCCCTCGTCCAGCGCTTCCACACCCTCGCGCACGTGAAGGACGCCGGGCGGACGGCCAGCGAGGCGCCGGAGCCGATGCTGCGCCTGGCGGCCGAGCGCCGGGTCGTGGCGGCAGCGGACGCGGTGCTCGCGGCGACCACCTCCGAGGCGGCGATGCTACGCCGGGAGTACCGCGCGACGCCGGGGCAGTTGCACATCGTCCCACCCGGCGTCAACACCGCCACGTTCACCCCTGCGGCCGACCGCCTCTCGGCACGTCAGGAGCTCGGCGGAGGCCGCCTGCTGCTGTTCGTCGGGCGGCTGCAGCCGCTCAAGGGTCCCGACACGGCGATCCGCACGTTGGGCGCGCTCGACAGGTACCTGCCGGACGACGGCGTCCCGACGCGGCTGCTGATCGTCGGTGGGCCCAGCGGCAACGGCCATGGCACGGTCGATCCGCCGGCACTGCGCCGCCTGGCCGACGCGTTGGGGGTCGGCGATCGCGTCGCGCTCCTGGCCCCACGTCAGCACGCGCAACTCGCGCCCCTGTACCGCGCCGCCGACGTGGTGCTGATGCCCAGCCGCTCGGAGAGCTTCGGGCTCGTCGCGCTCGAGGCACAGGCCTGTGGCACGCCGGTGGTCGGCGCCGATGTCGGCGGGCTCGGGGAGTTGCTCGCCGGTGGGGGCGGCACCGTGGTGCGGGGACACCGGCCGGACGCCTACGCGCAGGCAGCACTGCCGTACCTCGTCGACGCGACGCATCGCCACCGCGCGTCCCAGGCCGCGGTCGCGAGCGCCCAACGCTACAGCTGGCGAACCACCACGGAGCAGACGCTCGACGTCTACCGCGCCGTGCTCGCGGCCCGGTCCGCACCGATGCGGGGGCAGCGCGGTGCCTGA
- a CDS encoding isochorismatase family cysteine hydrolase, whose translation MARALIVVDTQNGFLREGNLASEDCLAALPAIQAEVERALAAGERVFFTADTHEPDDKEFEIFPPHCVRGSHEAALVDELRGYLERDDCHLVAKRRYSALFETELEGLLHRFDIDDVRICGVCTDICVQHTTADLRNRDIAVTVVAPATATFDAPGHDVDEVQQFSLAHMEHILGATIEPAAAP comes from the coding sequence ATGGCGCGCGCGCTGATCGTCGTGGACACACAGAACGGGTTCCTGCGCGAAGGCAACCTCGCCAGCGAAGACTGCCTGGCGGCGCTGCCTGCCATCCAGGCCGAGGTTGAACGTGCGCTCGCGGCGGGCGAGCGCGTGTTCTTCACCGCCGACACGCACGAGCCCGACGACAAGGAGTTCGAGATCTTCCCGCCGCACTGCGTCCGCGGCAGCCACGAGGCCGCGCTGGTGGACGAGCTGCGGGGCTACCTCGAGCGTGACGATTGCCACCTGGTCGCCAAACGCCGGTACTCGGCGCTGTTCGAGACCGAGCTCGAGGGCCTGTTGCACCGCTTTGACATCGACGACGTCCGGATCTGTGGCGTGTGCACCGACATCTGCGTGCAGCACACGACTGCGGACCTCCGCAACCGCGACATCGCGGTGACCGTGGTCGCGCCGGCGACCGCGACGTTCGATGCGCCTGGTCACGATGTGGACGAGGTGCAGCAGTTCTCGCTGGCACACATGGAGCACATCCTCGGCGCGACCATCGAGCCGGCGGCGGCGCCATGA
- a CDS encoding VOC family protein gives MDDDVAARRTRERRRREDLLAGMRLAARLRDANPPSPGRAEQERHQRRDRIAGLLRQIEEGDPDASYIDDETAGMLRGELARLDEVTGADRPDDAVVRPLVTITRRNTILYCERWPETVEFYGSHLGLTVLARRDWFVEFALGADSALSVADASRTTIEPVEGQGITLSWRVADLAATRTRLVDNGLELTPVRRVWDAVACYLFDPEGHRIELWSDGPEP, from the coding sequence ATGGACGACGATGTCGCCGCGCGGCGGACGAGGGAGCGCCGGCGCCGTGAAGACCTGCTCGCAGGCATGCGCCTCGCGGCGCGCCTCCGTGACGCGAACCCGCCATCGCCGGGCCGCGCAGAGCAGGAACGCCACCAGCGACGGGACCGCATCGCCGGGTTGCTGCGGCAGATCGAGGAGGGCGACCCGGACGCCAGCTACATCGACGACGAGACGGCGGGGATGCTGCGGGGTGAGCTGGCGAGGCTCGACGAGGTGACGGGCGCGGACCGGCCCGATGACGCCGTCGTGCGGCCCCTGGTCACGATCACGCGACGCAACACCATCCTGTACTGCGAGCGGTGGCCTGAGACGGTCGAGTTCTACGGCTCCCACCTCGGCCTGACCGTGCTGGCGCGACGGGACTGGTTCGTCGAGTTCGCGCTCGGCGCGGACTCGGCGCTGAGCGTCGCCGACGCGTCGCGGACGACCATCGAGCCGGTCGAGGGGCAGGGCATCACGCTGAGCTGGCGCGTCGCCGACCTCGCGGCGACGCGGACGCGGCTGGTGGACAACGGGCTCGAGCTGACGCCGGTCCGCCGGGTCTGGGACGCCGTGGCCTGTTACCTGTTCGACCCCGAGGGCCACCGGATCGAGCTGTGGTCCGACGGGCCCGAGCCGTGA
- a CDS encoding asparaginase, whose amino-acid sequence MPAVAGPRPQAPPVGRADAVPPTSGPHAGGCADRTGRHLNPGAPLVHVVRDGAVEALHTGHVAVVEPDGTLVVAHGDPDAVIYPRSVLKPFQAAAILGMAALQPPSDECAVMAASHTGSIAQQAAVTRLLDRAGVTVTDLRCPEALPAEPAVLRRDPVPTRLAHNCSGKHAGMLLATTASRADPTRYLSPDAPVQVAVRRALADVCGADPVGPGVDGCGAPAWRLPVAAVARAFARLAAACEPGELWSVGEAMRTHPELVGGHGVVDTEVMRAERRLVAKRGAEGVLGIAANTAAGPIGIVVKVADGGPRALGPVAVAIVERLGLRGPDALRRPAVLGGGVVHGSVGPSPALEHTLQTLR is encoded by the coding sequence ATGCCTGCAGTCGCAGGTCCGCGACCGCAGGCGCCGCCCGTCGGTCGTGCCGATGCGGTCCCACCGACGTCCGGGCCGCACGCTGGCGGGTGCGCCGATCGAACTGGACGGCACCTGAACCCCGGCGCCCCCCTGGTCCACGTCGTTCGGGACGGCGCGGTCGAGGCGCTGCACACCGGACACGTCGCGGTCGTCGAGCCGGACGGCACCCTGGTCGTCGCGCATGGTGACCCCGACGCCGTCATCTATCCGCGCTCGGTCCTCAAGCCGTTCCAGGCGGCCGCAATCCTGGGCATGGCGGCGTTGCAACCTCCGTCCGACGAATGCGCGGTGATGGCCGCGTCCCACACCGGCAGCATTGCACAGCAGGCGGCGGTCACCCGCCTGCTCGATCGGGCCGGCGTGACGGTGACCGACCTGCGGTGTCCTGAGGCGCTGCCCGCCGAGCCGGCGGTCCTGCGCCGCGATCCGGTGCCGACACGGCTGGCGCACAACTGCTCGGGCAAGCACGCCGGCATGCTCCTGGCGACGACCGCGAGCCGTGCCGACCCCACCCGCTACCTGAGCCCGGACGCGCCCGTGCAGGTCGCGGTGCGCCGGGCCCTCGCCGACGTCTGCGGCGCTGATCCGGTCGGTCCCGGTGTCGACGGCTGCGGTGCGCCGGCGTGGCGCCTGCCGGTGGCAGCCGTGGCGCGGGCCTTCGCACGCCTGGCGGCGGCCTGCGAACCCGGCGAGCTGTGGAGCGTAGGCGAGGCCATGCGGACGCATCCCGAGCTCGTCGGTGGTCACGGCGTCGTCGACACCGAGGTGATGCGCGCTGAGCGTCGACTCGTCGCCAAGCGTGGTGCCGAGGGCGTGCTGGGCATCGCCGCGAACACCGCGGCAGGACCGATCGGCATCGTCGTCAAGGTCGCCGATGGCGGGCCGCGCGCGCTCGGGCCCGTCGCGGTGGCCATCGTCGAGCGCCTGGGCCTGCGTGGGCCGGACGCCCTGCGCCGGCCGGCCGTGCTCGGTGGGGGTGTGGTCCATGGCTCGGTCGGGCCGTCGCCCGCGCTGGAGCACACGCTGCAGACGCTGAGGTGA
- a CDS encoding Rho termination factor N-terminal domain-containing protein: MSTPTPERITRTVVDGARTAGRSTVSVLRDGGYATIGATDAAVSYVRTVGAKANEAGATLRTLKLPKPTDVTATLRDLGTGVEEQFEALAGRGREVVGSLQGSRATRDAVDRTRTARSQVKAAATSVRRAGEATTDAVDEAVERVGERADADYAAMTVEELRSLARARDIEGRSDMNKAELVDALSNA; encoded by the coding sequence ATGTCCACGCCAACCCCGGAACGCATCACCCGCACCGTCGTCGATGGCGCCCGCACCGCCGGCCGCTCGACCGTCTCGGTTCTCCGCGATGGCGGGTACGCCACCATCGGCGCGACCGACGCCGCGGTGTCCTACGTCCGCACCGTCGGTGCCAAGGCCAACGAGGCGGGCGCCACGCTGCGCACGCTCAAGCTGCCGAAGCCGACCGATGTCACCGCGACGCTGCGGGACCTCGGCACCGGCGTCGAGGAGCAGTTCGAGGCTCTGGCCGGTCGCGGCCGGGAGGTCGTCGGCTCGCTGCAGGGCAGCCGTGCGACACGCGATGCGGTGGACCGCACGCGTACCGCCCGCAGCCAGGTGAAGGCGGCGGCCACCAGCGTCCGCCGTGCCGGCGAGGCGACCACCGACGCCGTCGACGAGGCGGTCGAACGTGTCGGTGAGCGCGCCGATGCCGACTACGCGGCCATGACGGTCGAGGAGCTGCGCAGCCTTGCGCGCGCCCGCGACATCGAAGGCCGTTCCGACATGAACAAGGCCGAGCTGGTCGACGCGCTCAGCAACGCCTGA
- the proC gene encoding pyrroline-5-carboxylate reductase, translated as MSDSELQNPRLTILGAGRMGEALLSGLLRSGAWRTDQIVCTTRSERRATEVAERHDVTVHTDSPEAAAGADIVLLAVKPQSMAVLLNEIAPKLHRGQTVISVAAGVSTTTIESALLEDIPVVRVMSNVPVQVDEAMSVLAAGAHAGPADVEVARTIFGHVGKVLELAEEQLDAVTGLSGSGPAYVFLLAETMIEAGILLGISRDVATELITQTMVGSAKMLRDTGRHPVELRESVTSPGGTTIAGIRVLEQERVRAAFINAIEAATLRSRELGA; from the coding sequence ATGAGCGACAGCGAGCTGCAGAACCCACGACTGACCATCCTCGGCGCCGGACGCATGGGAGAGGCGCTGCTCTCGGGCCTCTTGCGGTCCGGCGCGTGGCGCACCGACCAGATCGTGTGCACGACCCGGAGCGAACGGCGGGCCACCGAGGTCGCCGAACGCCACGACGTCACCGTCCACACCGACTCTCCGGAAGCGGCGGCTGGCGCGGACATCGTGCTGCTGGCCGTGAAGCCGCAGAGCATGGCGGTGCTGCTGAACGAGATCGCGCCCAAGCTGCACCGCGGCCAGACGGTGATCTCGGTCGCCGCAGGGGTGTCGACGACGACCATCGAGTCCGCCCTGCTCGAGGACATCCCCGTCGTGCGGGTGATGTCGAACGTGCCGGTGCAGGTCGACGAGGCGATGAGCGTCCTGGCGGCCGGCGCCCACGCCGGGCCCGCGGACGTCGAGGTCGCCCGCACCATCTTCGGGCACGTCGGCAAGGTGCTCGAGCTGGCCGAGGAGCAGTTGGACGCCGTCACCGGCCTGTCAGGTTCGGGCCCCGCCTACGTGTTCCTGTTGGCCGAGACGATGATCGAGGCCGGCATCCTGCTGGGGATCTCGCGTGACGTCGCGACCGAGCTGATCACCCAGACGATGGTCGGGAGCGCCAAGATGCTGCGTGACACCGGACGGCATCCGGTCGAGCTGCGCGAGTCGGTGACGTCACCGGGTGGCACGACCATCGCCGGCATCCGCGTGCTGGAGCAGGAGCGCGTGCGCGCCGCGTTCATCAACGCGATCGAGGCGGCGACGCTGCGGTCGCGCGAGCTCGGCGCCTGA
- a CDS encoding YbjN domain-containing protein, producing MPEGPRQRARAAVDRWVAAHDGPVERDDGRWMVMLAGEHKRTIGVTLSVGDHTLTAQSFFMRAPDEDRERVYDLLLRRHMRSYTLRFALHPDGDVLLVGVLPLEAVTDVELDRMLGQLLEVADATFDEALRRGFATYISREQAWREQTGLPRNPIT from the coding sequence GTGCCTGAAGGCCCCCGCCAGCGCGCACGGGCGGCCGTCGACCGCTGGGTCGCAGCGCACGACGGTCCGGTGGAACGGGACGACGGCCGCTGGATGGTGATGCTCGCCGGCGAGCACAAGCGCACCATCGGGGTGACGCTCTCGGTCGGTGATCACACGCTGACTGCGCAGTCGTTCTTCATGCGGGCGCCGGACGAGGACCGCGAGCGGGTCTACGACCTCCTGCTGCGCCGGCACATGCGCAGCTACACCCTGCGCTTCGCGCTCCATCCCGACGGCGACGTGCTCCTCGTCGGCGTGCTGCCGCTCGAGGCCGTGACCGACGTCGAGCTCGACCGCATGCTCGGGCAGTTGCTCGAGGTTGCGGACGCCACCTTCGACGAGGCGCTACGACGTGGGTTCGCCACGTACATCTCGCGGGAACAGGCGTGGCGCGAGCAGACCGGCCTGCCGCGCAACCCCATCACCTAG
- a CDS encoding proline dehydrogenase family protein, whose product MKVLRQALIAASESDVLERQVTTRDLTRRIAMRFIAGETLDDGLAAVRDVAARGCTATLDFLGEAVSSADDARRAQDKIVAACARIGDESLPSGISVKPTQMGLTLDQDLAFKLIAEIASEAKRFGGHVNIDMEGSDTTEATVALTERLRDAGHDNVGCALQSYLHRTPDDIERLTAAGASLRLIKGAYDEPPEVAYQNKAEVDASFRRSTDWLLEHGHYPKIATHDNALIEYTKRTVIRLGRSPDDFEFQMLYGVRTPLQDALASAGWRMRVYIPFGAQWYPYFMRRIAERPANMVFFMRALVGS is encoded by the coding sequence ATGAAGGTGCTGCGACAGGCGCTCATCGCGGCGAGCGAGAGCGACGTACTGGAGCGGCAGGTCACCACGCGGGACCTGACACGTCGCATCGCCATGCGCTTCATCGCCGGCGAGACGCTCGATGACGGTCTCGCGGCCGTCCGGGACGTGGCCGCGCGGGGCTGCACGGCCACGCTGGACTTCCTGGGCGAGGCGGTCAGCAGCGCCGATGACGCACGTCGCGCGCAGGACAAGATCGTGGCGGCGTGTGCCCGCATCGGCGACGAGTCACTGCCGTCGGGCATCTCGGTCAAGCCGACCCAGATGGGCCTGACGCTGGACCAGGACCTGGCGTTCAAGCTGATCGCGGAGATCGCGAGCGAGGCGAAGCGGTTCGGGGGCCATGTCAACATCGACATGGAGGGCTCGGACACGACCGAGGCGACTGTCGCGCTGACGGAGCGGCTGCGCGACGCGGGACACGACAACGTCGGATGTGCGCTGCAGTCCTACCTGCACCGTACGCCGGACGACATCGAACGGTTGACCGCGGCGGGAGCCAGCCTGCGCCTGATCAAGGGCGCCTACGACGAGCCACCGGAGGTCGCCTACCAGAACAAGGCCGAGGTCGACGCCAGCTTCCGCCGCAGCACCGACTGGTTGCTCGAACACGGGCACTACCCGAAGATCGCGACGCACGACAACGCGTTGATCGAGTACACGAAGCGCACGGTGATCCGCCTTGGCCGCTCGCCGGACGACTTCGAGTTCCAGATGCTGTACGGCGTGCGCACGCCGCTGCAGGACGCGCTCGCGTCCGCCGGCTGGCGGATGCGTGTCTACATCCCGTTCGGTGCACAGTGGTATCCGTACTTCATGCGGCGCATCGCCGAACGGCCGGCGAACATGGTGTTCTTCATGCGGGCGCTCGTCGGCTCGTGA
- a CDS encoding alcohol dehydrogenase catalytic domain-containing protein, giving the protein MRAAVCTAAGGPLEIREVDLRPPAAGEVLVRITATGVCASDVSVVDGRLPKPMPIVPGHEAAGRVVQLGAGVDDLAVGEQVVLTILPWCGRCAACAAGHRRACAWAASLASTGTIDGSATALRLDGAPLHHFTGVSSWAEYAVVPRSGAVPVSCDLPAVHAALLGCAVATGFGAVRTAARVRTGQSVAVIGCGGVGLNVVQAAARAGAARVIAIDRNAAALRLAVELGATDALEADDRPADVLVRAVIGGGVDHCFEVLGLPATVEAAWRALAPGGQATVVGLLPTTATITLDAFELIAEKRLVGTYLGGVEPERDLPALARNVLDGDVVLAPLVEEIPLDGLPQAVRRLRDGEVTARQVVRPDL; this is encoded by the coding sequence ATGCGCGCCGCGGTATGCACTGCCGCCGGTGGACCGCTGGAGATCCGGGAGGTCGATCTGCGTCCGCCCGCGGCGGGCGAGGTGCTCGTGCGGATCACAGCGACCGGTGTCTGTGCCAGCGACGTCAGTGTCGTCGACGGGCGGTTGCCGAAGCCCATGCCCATCGTGCCCGGTCATGAAGCGGCCGGACGCGTCGTCCAACTGGGTGCCGGCGTCGACGATCTGGCAGTGGGCGAGCAGGTGGTGCTGACGATCCTGCCGTGGTGCGGCCGGTGTGCCGCGTGTGCCGCCGGCCACAGACGTGCGTGCGCGTGGGCGGCCTCGCTGGCCAGCACCGGCACGATCGACGGCAGCGCCACGGCGCTCCGCCTCGACGGCGCGCCGTTGCACCACTTCACCGGTGTGTCGTCATGGGCCGAGTACGCAGTGGTCCCGCGGTCGGGGGCTGTCCCGGTGTCCTGCGACCTGCCGGCGGTCCACGCGGCACTGCTGGGATGCGCGGTCGCCACCGGGTTCGGGGCGGTCCGCACCGCGGCCAGGGTGCGGACTGGCCAGTCCGTCGCCGTGATCGGTTGCGGCGGCGTCGGTCTGAACGTCGTGCAGGCGGCCGCACGGGCGGGTGCCGCGCGGGTGATCGCGATCGATCGCAACGCGGCGGCGCTGCGCCTGGCGGTGGAGTTGGGCGCGACCGATGCGCTGGAGGCCGACGATCGGCCCGCGGACGTCCTGGTCCGCGCGGTCATTGGGGGTGGTGTGGACCACTGCTTCGAGGTCCTGGGTCTTCCCGCGACGGTCGAGGCCGCCTGGCGTGCGCTCGCCCCCGGAGGTCAGGCGACGGTCGTCGGGCTCCTGCCGACCACCGCCACCATCACGTTGGATGCGTTCGAGCTGATCGCGGAGAAGCGCCTGGTCGGCACCTATCTGGGCGGCGTCGAGCCCGAGCGCGACCTCCCGGCGCTGGCCCGGAACGTGCTCGACGGCGACGTCGTGCTCGCGCCGCTGGTCGAGGAGATCCCGTTGGACGGACTGCCGCAGGCGGTCCGGCGGCTCCGTGACGGCGAGGTGACGGCGCGACAGGTCGTGCGCCCGGATCTCTGA